aaagaaaaaagatgaaGAAGAAATCGGGTGGACATAATGGATATGAGGAAATGAAAACCGGAATAATGAAAGGATATTGAATTTGAATACTCTTgcataaggaaaaataaatgGATGAGGTGATATAaagggtttttttcttttttttggaaatggtCCAAaatagtgtttaattttttaagtagaaTCTTAAAGACACAATCCTTTTAAGAGGAtagtttttattgttctttCGGCTATGTTCGTATTAATTATTTAAGCCTGCTTAAATTTGAGCCTTTGATATTAAGCTACATTTATGCAtacaacaatttttgaaattgggagtgattttgaaaaaaagcaccTCGCACATTTTATTGAATCATCCAAACTTTGTAGCATAGGTATAATAGTCGGATATAAAAAATAACCTATGTAGGTAGCATTTTTTTGGAGAAATTTCAAGGAGGAAATCAAGTTTCAACAGATGTTGCAACTGTCCCACTTCCACTTGATATTAGAACTTTAAACAAAATGGAAATACATAAGCTTTTACCTAAAACacttaatatgttttttttaaatgagggGTTATCTTATACATCAAATCAAATATAGTTCATAATCCTTGCCAAGTTATTAAAATAGAATTCTCTCAAAAGACgagaaaaaaaacaagttgGGATAGTAAAAACTAGACGTTTGAGGATGAACGTTCCaagatttcagtttttttttttaattaaaatcaataacttaaaaataatttttcaaaaacacaaaatccgaGAGTTCCGAGAgttccaaaattatttttcttttttcatttgcgaTATCAGATGGATTTTAGTGGTCTCAACTCTGGAACATGACataagaagtttttcaaagacccaggattttgagatattaaattttgaacttcaaaaaacgtgtttcatTTTACAAAGTTATACCTACTCTTCGTAAAGTTTCTTTTGTCGCGATCTTAAATCAAACCCTAAGcctgtcatgtttttttttttagaaattcaaaattgaaattgaaaatgtcttaaaatgttcaaaacaaaaagtttatttcaaaaatttgaagtatTTGAGTACCTAGCGAAAAgtattaaggcttggccacaccggagggtatgcggtagcggtacgggtagaggtaacggtacttgtatgaaaaaaattccaaactgacatatcaacgttcagatgtggaatttttttcatacaaatatcgttaccgctacccgtacctctaccgcataccctccggtgtggccaagcctttaattaaGCTTTGAAAATAGGTcgtaatgggcacgttcaggaaatattagggactagatatttaggcaacgtcataatctgaacggaaatttgagtaaattgactaaattagtttggatatgatgttattgtcaaatttcgaaatttacttaaaaattttactgATCACGTGGGGCAGataccaaatttaattttaatttaataaatttataataataattataaccgataatgcactttcatacaaattgatttaattCTGCTAACTTAATTCTGTAATTAAAATCattcagctgtcatgttgacaaaaaaaacattcctaaatttttagggaaaattttcttgcctataactttccagtcagctttccaataaaattacctaaattggaagatttttttttgaaagttgaccaatcagataccgagaaattacctaaatatttagtccctaacgtttctggaCCTGCCCAATGTTAAtaggaaaatacatttttttaaattaaaatttaataccttAAAAATCTAAACTGTTAGAAACATTTTGATACCAGATTTGAATTCAgaataccaaaaatcatcagAAGGGTATAAACTTTTGTGCGAAATATTTTACTGAACcgtactttattaaaaaaaaatattaaaaaaaaaataaataaaaaggagGAACCGTTAATGATGGCCAAAAGTTAGATCTTAGCTAAAAAAAGTGCACATACTCAAAGAATTTTTGTCAAactaaactttttcaaatttgtttctgTTAATCCAACCAAGTGAATTCTTTTCTAGGCTTATCATAGGGCTTAGATTTCTTATCTAAGACGATTTTTTCATGTATTTCCTCTGCCCAAAAGGTTTATCTTCAAGCGTAATTTAGAAGTTTGTTCACGATCTTATAAGGCTAGATGATTTTTAAATGAATCGACTCccaaaaaatgtgtttcttaTTGGAGAGTCAAAGTTTGTTCATAACTACTGTCGTTGCAAAAAAAAGCGTTGCATTTTTCCGAAAATACTGACAATCCTAAAGATGTGCATCAATAACTTAAAATAGAGCACTATTTCTGACAAGTTGTTAAatccgttttgttttttaacactGCTTGTATGGGTGCTAAATTGTATCTTACTTATTTCGGGGAACCCttgcttttttcatacaactacacatttaaaaatgcattagaaaatGAGCAATTCTgatgtttttcatgaaatgattattcaaaaatagggccaaaaatgaaaaatccgcTCAGACCATATtctaattttattcattacCTTTAAATTGGCATATATATCATATGTGTTTTCTACTTCAGTTTCTCATAAACTATgcaagaaaaaagttgttttggactattttgcaaaaactgttattgaaatattaaaataaggtatgaacaaaatttaaaaaataaaaatgtgactAGACCATATTTTGGATTAAATGTCAATCTTTCATtagcaaattagttttttgcaataagtGTTCTGTGGACATCACAAAATGTGcagaaattttccaaaattttgtccGGAGGCCTCTTAAACTACAGTATTGATACAAGCAGTATCACATTTTGTCACAAGTGTTACTGTGATGTAATTTTAACTCTAATTTTATTGTTGAATccgaaaaaaaacccaaaattgttCTAATTTTCCTTCTACCCAATTTCAAACacttgaacaaaaaagaaattgatcTTACAATCTCAAAGGTCGTTgttcaaaatttatcaaaaatgacGTGACTCAATTTCCACATCACactccaattttttgtttggtttttccCATTTAAAGTACAATCTACAGACAAATTCttctttttatcaaataataaaaaaaaaattaaaataaatcatttaatttatgaaCAAAAGAtgatttaccaaaaaaaattgataaatttactATTCAAAAgattataaatttaattcaattgtcaataataaaaaaccaatagaaaatatttaatcaaaGTAAACTTAGTACTTATTTCAAGTCCCATAAATCACAACTCAAAAAGCTTCTTATCATTTAAAGTCTTCTAACTTTCTACTCATAGCTGGATTATTGTTATCAATTTGTCTCAAACTTCCACTTTCAATACACGAAGACTTACAAGTCATTATTTATCTTTACTTGTACTTAATAATTTTCATGTAGCTACTTATTCTTAATTATTACCGTCATAGCCAGCTTCTCAAGTATATAGATAAAGTTTGAAAAATCTAAGCTTTCAACAAAGACCTTGAACactataataatattttctaaagtGTTATAGCGTAGAATTAACTAGATCAGACCATATCAAGAGCCACTTTTCTGGGCACGAGGCGCGCAATACCAAAACTTATCAatgatatcaattttttttagtatcgacactgatttaaagttttaattcatgTTCAAATGATATATTGagtcgaaattttgtttgataagaaatcaacttgtactacaaaattgataagtttatcaaaaaataaagaatcttACAGAGGCTACATCTATATAAATGGAAGTGTTTGACAGGCAGAAACCATTAGTTGAAAGAATCACTTTTAACAAAGAGGATAACAATGGAAGCTAAGGTTTTCTTGGGGCTATTAGCCTGCTGTTGCTTGACTTTCGTCAGTGCAGAGTTAGAAGGGtaagtttttatatattttcttgccaccaaattcgacaaaaaatagCGAAACAATCAGGAAATGAgttctttttgttgaaaaggGGATAAAAAGATGATCTTGATACACCCTAATGACTTagtcaatttgaataaaattaaataaattttagtaGGTAATGAGCCTACAAAAGCTTAgaagaatttataaatttattaacttTCAAGCTCTTTTAATGATAAGACCTTAAACTTTTTGTTTCAACCTTTATCTAACTTTTCTATCTTACAGCTACAAGATCTACGATGTTACACCTTCCAATGTCTTCGAACAACAAGTTCTTGAACATTTGGATAACATTGAAGACTACGACTTCTTCCATCGTCCAAGGACCCTAAATGTATCCTCCCGTGTTATGATTGCCCCTAAAGATCAAGACGATTTTGAAAGCATTCTAAACAAGTTCTCTCTGGAATTCAACATCGTCAACGAAGATGTGTCGAAATCTATCCATCTTGAACGGTCTCAAAATATGTTGTTCCGATCCATGACTCGTGGTATCTCCTTCAGCAGCTTCCAAAGGTTTAACCAAATCAATGCTTACCTCGATGAATTGGCAGCTAAATACCCCGATCGTGTAAAGGTTAACAATGTTGGAAAGTCTTATGAAGGCAGACAAATTAAGACCATCACAATTAGCAACGGAGATAAAAAGGCCAATAAGAATGTTATCTGGGTTGATGGTGGTATTCATGCTCGTGAATGGATTGCTCCAGCTGCAGCTTTGTATGTTATCAATCAACTTGTTGAGAATTATGCAGATAATAAGGATCTTTTGGCTAAATACGATTGGGTTGTTTTGCCAGTAGTTAATCCAGATGGTTATGAATATACTCACACCAAGTCACGAATGTGGAGAAAGACCAGGAAACCATCAAGCGGTTCATGTGCCGGTACTGATGCTAATAGGAATTTCGATTTCCATTGGGGTGAGGTTGGTGCTTC
This DNA window, taken from Episyrphus balteatus chromosome 2, idEpiBalt1.1, whole genome shotgun sequence, encodes the following:
- the LOC129908537 gene encoding carboxypeptidase B-like, with product MEAKVFLGLLACCCLTFVSAELEGYKIYDVTPSNVFEQQVLEHLDNIEDYDFFHRPRTLNVSSRVMIAPKDQDDFESILNKFSLEFNIVNEDVSKSIHLERSQNMLFRSMTRGISFSSFQRFNQINAYLDELAAKYPDRVKVNNVGKSYEGRQIKTITISNGDKKANKNVIWVDGGIHAREWIAPAAALYVINQLVENYADNKDLLAKYDWVVLPVVNPDGYEYTHTKSRMWRKTRKPSSGSCAGTDANRNFDFHWGEVGASSSSCSDTFRGPSAFSEPETKVVRDQLLKLKGRAKFYLTIHSYGNYLLYPWGWTSSLPSNVNQIDEVAKAGANAIKSATGTKYTVGSSTNVLYAAAGGSDDWALGVAGIPISITMELPAGGSGFDPSPKQIQPFVSETWIGIKAMAKKVISKF